From the genome of Tenrec ecaudatus isolate mTenEca1 chromosome 1, mTenEca1.hap1, whole genome shotgun sequence:
TCCTTGtaagtgttttcaatcacctcgtgtggGAGAAGGCCAGATGATGAAAACCGAAGAAGAGTGGAAGTCTATGAATTCTGGTGTTGGCCAGAATGTGCCGTGgattaccagaagaacaaacaaattcgtcttggcagaagtacaaccagcatgctcTTCAGCCAGAATGGTGCAATTGCATCTTGCGTACTTTGCACACAATACTGAGAGggccccgtccctggagaaggagaccaGGCTTGATAAAGTCGGGTGAGCGGAAATGAAGAGGACTCTGGACAGGATGAATTGGCACAGAGTTGCAACACCGGCCTCCAACATCCCAGTAGTTGCAAGGATGTTGTAGGACTGGGTGATGTTCTGGTCTTTTGGGtgttgggtctctatgagtcagaacagactcaatgacatcgaaccacaataacaaaataaggGATTTGGAATAAAGGGATATTTCTGTAGACTTAATTGACAGGATCATAGCCATGGGCTCTATATATCGTGGACCTAACCAAAAAGACTTAAGCTTTAAAGGAAGTTGATTAATAAtcaaagatgggggtgggggaataatGGCTCTTCAGAGGACTGATCTGAGGGTTAATGGCATGACATTGGTTCTGGGTTGAACAGAGGGCCTGGCTGATATTTGATGTTCAGTGAACGGCAGCTGGGACTACTGCATGAACCATAGGCAACACTGAGGCTGTGCCCCAGTTCTCCTGAGAAGAGGGCACGAAGGTGCAGCATCCCCCACGATGTGTGCATTGATGGCCAGTCCAATAATGCACGGCGCATGGCAGGAGGCGGTGGAAGCAGCCGGATTCCCGTGGAAGGAgggaaagccttcttgaaggacaTTTGGAAGCTTCTCCAGGGAAGCAGCCCGCAGCCTGACTTATGGAAACACGCCTCATCCGTTCTGACGCTGCACTTGCCAAGTGGCATTGGGATCGCAAGTCCATGAAGTAGGTTTTCCATCTGGGAAGAGAACACGCTTGATGGTGCTTGTCCCTTGGttcctggaattctcatttttaaaCAGAGACATCGAGCCTTCCGCCCAGGCCAAGCAAAGTCGTCATTGTCTAAAGAGGAATAGGCAGAAATCCAGGATCTCAATGCTCTTTTATTTGAAGTGTGGTTCTTCTTATTTCTGACTTTGGCAGCCTCAACCTTCACTCACTCATCCTTCCCACTGGACTTCCATCTCTAGTCACTGGTTCTAGTGCTAGTTCCCCACTGTCCCTCAGGCACAAAGCAGACAGAGGGTTACTCTCTGAGAATCTCCACACCTGACTCAGGGAGGGGACCTAGGCCTGTGAGATGACTCAGTGGGGGGCATGGAGGGTATTGTAACTCACCACCCAGAGGTGGCACCCACCTATAATGCCAGTTGGGTTGGGAGGGGGCTTGGGTTTTTTGTCAGGAGTTCCACGAGCGTTACCTAGATTTGAGTGGTATGTGCATGGACTTGGCAGGCAAAGATGGTGTTGTCCTTGGATCATAAACATACAACCCGGATCAAGGAAGACAGGGAGGTGATGGCTTCGTGATGTCCCTGACATTGTTTCTTTGCTCCAGCAGGGGCACATTTACAAACCGAATCGCTTTCCTGCTCTGTGATGGCAATCAGGACTACTATCAATAGGCATCAATTTGAATATCAGACTCAGTGTAAAATCTAAATGTGTTTCTAGAgtagatttaaatttttttagtagatttaaATTTTGATTTACTAATAGTGCCAATACAATTTCATTTCTAACGATCAGTTTTAAAATGCTTTCAATATTCACCCTAAGAGTGTCCCCTCTATCTTTATAGAGGGGTTTACAATGGAAGGctagaccagtgtttcccaaagtgggcaatatcACCCGCTGGGGGCACTGGAAagatccagggtgtgtgtgtgtgtgtgtgtgggtggtggggggcgggCTGCAAAAGCATATATGTACCCTTGATTCTGGATTATGGACTGTAGTACAAATGTTTTTCATTGCTGGGGCCACTAAGTAATTTTTGTTTTACTGAAAAGCGAGTGGTTTCCAAACTTAGGCTAAATAGATTGGGGGAATCTATGCTCTAGAAccgtttcccccccccctcaggtTCGTTTATGTTAGGGGCCCCCTGATGTTCCAGTTTCACAGGCAGTAAAAAGGCAGTGAACTCGAGATGGATGGCATCTCTTGCTGGCGCTGCTGGCTACGTGTTGTTGGCCTGAAACCTGCAGAGtccaggttcaaatccaccagctgcttctctgtagaaggatgaggctgtcttctcccataaagacgtgcagtcttggaaaccatacacAGTCTTGCCAGGAGTTGGATTCAATCAACGGCATTGGGGGCTTTtcggttaggtttgggtttaaaGATCCCTTGGTTTATAATGGTATGAActagactactaaccaaaagattgatCGTTTGAACTCACCTAgaggcattgcagaaaaaaggcctggcaatttgctttcctaaaggttccaaactcaaatcactgtcatcaagttgatgctgactacaggacaggatagaactgtccctgtgcatttccaagactgcgacttggagtagaaagcccccttttactcccatggagcagctagtggtttcaaactgcagaccttgtggatcgcagcccaatgcgtaactacTGCgccctaaagattacagccaagaaaaccccctgGAGCAGTCCTAAGTATGGcacgtggggtcgccatgagtcggaattgactcgacagtggcaggctggggctgggtttgggtttgagttaTTCAGCGTGTGCCTTTTGGGGTTCTGTAGGTAGCCCCtgaagaagatgaaaggaaaaaGCGGCGACGGGAAAGGAATAAAATTGCCGCTGCCAAGTGCAGAaacaagaagaaggagaagacggAGTGTCTGCAAAAAGTGAGTGCCTTTGGCCAGTCATGCCCCACCATGGCTCAAGGCCGCCCTTCTCTAGCCTCAGAAAGGGAGTTTATTAAAAAAACCCACTGAAAGTGTTTTCCCGAGAAGGACCTAGTGTTGGTAGCAGGAAGGCCAGTTGCAGAGGGAGAAGGCAACACAGTCTATCAGTACCATGAACGTGACCCTGGGGGTGTGAAAGGCAAGTGTGAGGATGAAAAAGCCACAGGATCACTTGATGCCCACATGCCCCCTCGCCAGGGCCAGCTCCCACACAGCCAGTCTCTAGGCTGAGACTTGCCAGTCCGTTAGGGAAGCTTCATTCAACTGGTTTCCTGAGAAAATGAACCTGGCAGCCCTCGTTTGGCTGTGAGAAGCCTTTAACTAATTGCGTCACAAAAGTGATCTCTCTAATCTGAAAGCCGTGGCTGCACTTCCTTGGTGCTCCTGTCTAGTCTGAGATCCGCCGGCTCCCCTACCTGAAGGGTCGTCAGAGGAGCAGGCCAGGTGGGTCAAGAGACCAGCCTGCCAGCTCTTTCTTTAgctgtgccccctcccccacattgAACAGACGACGGCAGAATCTTAGCCCAAAAGGCCTAGATGTGAACTATTGGGCGCCACCCAGAGCCACTACCCATTGTCACCCACAGAGTCTCAACCTGGTCCTGATGTAGAAACTCAAGGGCATCGCTGAGGAATCCCCCAGGTTCCAagacttctccagggtctggattGTCCCAGACCCTGGTACTGCTTCCCAGCTGTGGGCCATCACAGTGCAGGCAGCCGGGTACCCTTTGCAGGCAGGCCCCTGCTAGAAGAAGCCTTCAGGGGCCCAGGGGTTCCCCTGCCACTTGGTCACCTGCTCTTCGCTAACCTTCTGGCCCTGTTGCTTATGCCTTTGTTGCTTGTGCCCCAGGAGTCGGAGAAGCTGGAGACTGTGAATGCCGAGCTGAAGGCCCAGATCGAGGAGCTCAAGAACGAGAAGCAGCATTTGATCTACATGCTCAACCTCCATCGGCCCACGTGCATCGTGCGGGCCCAGAACGGGCGGACTCCAGAAGACGAGAGAAACCTCTTTTTCCAACAGATAAAAGAAGGAACATTGTAGAGCTGAGCGGCCATGGTATGGGGGCAACTGGGGAGTCCTCACTGAATCCTCCCTTTAGACCTCAAGGCCCTGAAGCTATTGGAGATCTGACTTCCTGTGCACCTCTAGGGTCTAGCAGCAGAGACCCACGGAGGCGGGAGGCCCGAGCTGACTGGGCTGGGTCTCTCTGCTCAAGCACCAGAACAGACTTTGGACTAGGGCAAGTGCGTGTGTGACTCAACAACGGGTTTTAGGCTCTACCATCCTGGCCATTAGTAGATGCTCTGGGAGGCCCCTGGTTAGGGTCCTGCTTGCCTTTCATCCGGATTCCACAAAAACCAAGAGTCCCACCATGTGGATTCATGCAGAAGTACTTGTGCCTTGGGTGCGTAGGGCCACCGCCTCTGCTGCCACTGTCACTTGTCAGGGAATCAGAGAGAGAATGGCAGTTGGTGACCCTGTGCTTTCTGGCAAAGATGCTGTGCGGCACAGGAATTACCGTGTGCAAGGCATTCATTTCAAAACAAGGCATTGCCATGATGATGTGTTGTGCACAGCACTGGGGTGACCTTTACAGGACTTTTCTCAGATCTGGTTTCTGAGCGTTTGGGGAGCTGTCACGCCGGGTGCTGTCTGTCTCACAAAGTGTCCAGGGGTCCAGAGGGGCTCGTCAGCCCCGGAGAACAGAACTCTCCTGTGGGCCAGCACCATCGGGTTCCTTTTCCTTGGTTGGCCCCAAGGCATTAACGTGAAATCCATGGGGGTAGTGTAATAGGCGGAGGGGGGTGGGGCCTCTGTTACAAACTCTGTCAATCATCATCATAAGAAGGACGCTGAAAGGAAAAGCCACCTTCCACGGGGCCGGGATTCTCTGGGTCAGGAGGTGTTTGTGGGCCTAGAGAGCCAGACAGTTCCGTTTTCCTTTTCTTGTGGTCAAAAGCCATGGGTCAGTGGAGCCATGTTGGGAGCCAGGTGATGCCTAGGCATTGCTGGCTGTTGGTGGCATTGAAGTTGTCATTTAGGTCTTTTTTAAAAGTCGGACCCAGAGCATTTGCCACTGTGAGAAGGCACACTGGTCACCAGGACTCTGGATCCTGTCTAACTGTTAACTGAAATTCCCCAAGTGTTTACTCCTCTCCAACGTTATCAGTACTTTTCTCTAAGAGACATACTTATTGATCGCAGTACTCTTAACCTGTCGGTGTGATAAGTAGTGGAACTAAGATGCAGCAGACTTAAGGGCTGTGCTGATTGCTTTTAGGCAGAATGGTCACAGGTTTAGGGACCCCCTTCTGCTCCCTTCTCCATTTAGAGGTCTTTATTCTCAGAGGGTCATCCTTTGTTCTTTGGAATGTCATGAAGTGAGATCATTGGCCTCAAAGGCACCCGATTGCTCCATTTCCCATTGATGAACTATGGGGTGGTAGAACAGAATTTTTGCAAATAAAATTGGATTTGCTAAATACCTCAACTATCAGTTTCTGTGCATGTGCAGACACCGTTTGTTCAACCTAAAACTTCAAGGCCTCCCATTCTGCCTGAGAACTTCTCTCAAAGTCTTCGTCCCTTGAATGGCGTTGATTAGAAAGCtgaaaaggggtgtgtgtgtgtgtgcgtgtgcgtgtgtgtgtgtgtgcgtgtgtgtgtgtgtgtcaaatgtGTTATTTCTAATATCAGAAAAGAATGAACCAGCgagggaaaaggaaaatggatCAGCTGGGTGCGATGGTTTAAAGAAAGCATAATGGCGCGTTGTGTGGCATCCTCAGGCCACACTATAACCCGCTGCTGTTAGACTGCTTCTGATTCTGGCTCCTGGGTTGGCTCAGAACTGCTGTGGGACAATTCAAAGGTTGCTATCTTTTCGGCAACAGCCTGCCTTGGCTTTCCCCTGGTGGATTGGAACCCCTGATGTTTGGtcagcagtcaagcactttaaccattggGTTTCTTTAACAATACAAGCAGGCTCCTTTGCTCTTTGCTTATGCCCACCCAGACAGCTCACACGTCAGACATGAACATGGACTGTGTGGTCACCGACGCCATCAAAGACCTCCCTCATTAACCATCAGAGTTATCCACACCCACGGGTTCCTTCGCCTCGTGCATTTGTGAGTGAATCCTTGGCATTTTATTACCCGGGACACAGGCGTCATACTTTTGCTGCTTTTAATACATACCAAAAATATGTTCCTCATCTGAAGAGTCGAGTGAGCTTGGTACTATTCACCACAGATTATTATAAAATAATCTATTTTGCTGGTCTACCCTCTGGAACCGAGGGTAAAAAACACACCTGTAGTGGAttgaagtgctgggctgctaaccgacagACTGGTAGTTTACATTTACCAGCCTctctgggaggaagaagaggttcTCTGTCCCCGTAAAGGTATCTAGCCTCAGAAATGCTAAGTCgctattctgctctgtcctagggggTCGCTGTGGCTCAGACTCAGCTCAGTGGAAGTGGGTTTGTTGGTTGCTTGCTCTAAGGACAGGTTAGAAGTACCCGATAGTGTTGCCCAGACTGAAACTTTATGGAATCAGAGAGTCACGTCCTTCTTCTGAGGCATGTGGGTTCAAAtcgccaaacttttggttagcagccgagcactttatcactgtgccaccagggatcctgggtGTGGGTGTGGCTGCCACCAACCACTATGAAATTCAAGGCGATTTGTACCCCACCATGGACAACAATGGATTTGTGAGGAAGGCAGATGTTGGGATATGGGGTCAGAACAATGAATCTGAGGTATGCACTGTTTATGGTTAGAATAACTGTAAGTTCTTTTTAATAAATGCAATATACATATTTGCTTTCTGTCGTTATGTTTTGATActttaataataaaatgtttaaaggatGATATGTATGTATGTCAAGTTGTTTAGTTCATCTTATTTCACGTCTAAAGGAGATGAACAAGAGGGAGATCCAAGAGAATAAACTTGGATGGACTTCGTCCAGAATCCACTAGTCCACCATCCAGTGTGACAGTGTCCTTTCACTGAGCTACCTCCTGCTGGGTGCGGTCCTCACAGTGGTGGAACAAGGAAaagacaccccaccccctctaGCTTCATCCTGCCCTTCTCTTTCCCTAAGATTTGGCCTGACACCCCTTCAGAGTGAAAACCTTTCTCTATATCTAGCTAAGttttatctatccatccatccatcttattCATACTGTGAAGTataacacacagacacaggggaaAACATGCAGAACACAGGTGCACAGCCCACCTCCGAACAGTAACCGTATCCCCAAAGCCCCCGTGTATGTGGCCCCATCTTTccttaaacctctgctctcctcTTGGCCTGGCCAGAGTCTTCAAAGTCTGCTTCGTAAGGTGTGAAATCcagtttcctttgtttttttcttttgtaataaTGGTAGTCTGTGAGATTGACTCACTTTGCTGAGCGTCATGACTTcccatccatccatgtcatgaggtgttttgaCAACTTCATcgttgttttcttttggtttctcTTTTGAGATGCAAACTATCCCATTGTGTGGATGTACCACCATTTATCCATTGGGTGGTTTCCACCTTTTGCCACAGTGGATAGCGCCTGAGTCTGTTCATATTTTGTTCTTGGTGTCTTTGGGGTAAGTACTGAGTAGATGATGGATGGTAGGCTACTTCGATTCACATTTGTTGAAGGAAGCATAATACGCAGTGACTGTACAAGTCTGCAGTCCTACCAGCAGCACCTGAGAATTCttatcttcctcctcctcagagTAAAAAGTTTAAAGGGTTTTGTTTAACCTTGCCTGAGACAGGGTTTGGGGAATtgcatttctttcattttccaccAGGAGGTAAAATGCCAAGTATTTTCCACCTTAATGCTTTGAATCAGTCCTTGGAATcctaaaaccaaacctactgccaccctgcagggcagagtggaactgctaccTAGGAAGagcatgtttgtggaagcagacagcctcatctttctcccacaaggtaGATGGTGGATTTAACCCCCTGACTctccagttagcaacccaattctAACTCACGGttgcactagggctccttcattCAAAACCACAACCTGCGTTCCCTGTCTTCCTGAGCCCATCTACTCTGACGCGCCTTCTTCATTTTCATCTTGTAATGTCCCATGTCCTCTGGTTTATGTCCCTACAAACACGAGTTTCCCAAGATGAGTCCTGTGTTTTCCAGACGGGTAAAACCTCAAAGCAGACCAAGTGTGTCTATTGAGGAGTCTTCTGtgttaagaacccagacgcttcCCTATTTGACAAACACACAAAACCAGACTCTCAGGAACGAATTCACACTAGAAGCGTGTTTAGGACTGACACTAATGATAGCTAACATTTTTATTggttttattgagctataattaactCCTCAGACAATTCAatcgttcagtcatattaagaagggttgtacaGTCACCAGTTTTAGAACCTTTCTTCCTTCTTGGGCCTATTAGTGTTGACTTCTtatgtcccctcccctccctttctgTGTCCCGGGTCATGACTATTTCAGGTCCCGTCTTCATAAGCTCTGTCTTCTCTATGTAGAAAAACATAAAGCAAGGACAAAAGccaggggtgaggggagaggacTCGGCAACAATGCTCATATGAAACAACAGTGAAAGACCTCCATCTAAGAAAAAGACGATATTAAAAATTTGGATAAATTAAGAGTGCATCCAAAGGGAGCTCTACTGGCAAGGCATTACACTCCAGTCTAAGTACAGTTGCGGTGAACCTTTACGCTGCTCTTTGTCTGGTAGCGGGGCTGTTCACATTCCAAGTGTGGGCAGTGGAGATTCACCAAGGACTCAATCCACGTAGTGACTCTAGGTGCCCCAAACtgggtgtttagaatttaggTACTGATAACCATTTCCTCCTCAGGGTTTGGACCTTAttgtttacaatctttggatcatgcAGGCTGGGGCTCTTTCTACATGGAAATAGCTGACTCCTCAGTTTgattgctgcttttttttttggagacaagcccttaagacctcagacactattgttcctggtagttgggcaccatatgctttcttcaccacacttttctatggCACATGACAGGGCCGTGTCACAAGAACTAGTTGGTTTTATATTAGGGCTACAATCAAaggaaagctcaaaatccattcatgtgaCTGACTTCTCTATGTTTGTGGTTTGCTTTTGGACacatctttatcattttattgtgcaTCATAGATCATCCTCACGGGCATGAGATAATCCTGCTGCTAGTAACATTATTATAGTCGATGTAGCTAACATACTGAGTTGGGCAACATGCTTAATAATTTACCTGCAATCCTCATTGAAGTCATTattaggagtccctgggtggtgccctGTTAGGGACCTAAAAGTTGTTGGTTTGAATTCATCctgaggcccctcagaagaaaggcctgagtaTCTTGACTACTTCCATGGGAAAACTTCAGAGACAGCtggatgcccccagggctccagtTGGTTatagaaccaaaccaaactcattgtcacggagtcaatgctgactcatagtgactgactcctgtgtgtttcctagtctgtcgctgtttatggaagtagaaagcccagtctttctccctcagagctgctggtggttttgaactgccgaccatgaggatcgcagcccaactcgtaaccactacaccaccagggctccttaggttaGGAAAAGAGTGGATTACACCATAACATTTTTCAAAAGGCAGTCGCAAAGAATCCATCGGGCATAATTTTACTTGTCCTGATTCTGTCTCCTAGTgatcctgaaggacagagtagaagtgccccttagggttaaactgaaaaacaaaccaaactcactgccatcaagtcagttctgactgatagtgaccctatagatagCTAGTTAATgcactttgttctatttgcacacCTCTGAAATCAGGATGGCCCTATATCACCATGGCTGTCACGAGACATCTAGGGCTTCAGGCATTGTGTACGTACAAGAGCAATATGTGACCGAATCTAAGTTAAAAGACCCCTTTCATTATGTATATTTCAACCCGCTGGTGTCTCTGGTCATTTAAAGCATGAACTCATCGCAGAACCACTGGTTGGCTGTTAAGGAGTGCCGCCCGTATTCCACAGATGAGGACATGAGTCTCAGAGAAGGTACGTGCTGTGGGGCCTTGGCAGAGCTGATCCCCCAGCTCATTGAGCGGAACCCCTGTCTCAGGCCTGGGAGGGA
Proteins encoded in this window:
- the ATF3 gene encoding cyclic AMP-dependent transcription factor ATF-3, with amino-acid sequence MMLQHPSQVPASEVSASAIVPCLSPPGSLVFEDFANLTPFVKEELRFAIQNKHLCHRMSSALESVTVSDRPLEMSIMKAEVAPEEDERKKRRRERNKIAAAKCRNKKKEKTECLQKESEKLETVNAELKAQIEELKNEKQHLIYMLNLHRPTCIVRAQNGRTPEDERNLFFQQIKEGTL